From a region of the Lactuca sativa cultivar Salinas chromosome 4, Lsat_Salinas_v11, whole genome shotgun sequence genome:
- the LOC111881187 gene encoding uncharacterized protein LOC111881187, which produces MKNFHLNIDKEVEWVGSFPDDRDEAVEGDEELEVINTEEFVFASSSDEGEASKKRKKIRDLRRAHKNEAAAVKDPFYIHQTFSTAKEVKQQIYLHSIQSRRELDFVKNDKNRIRVVCKGTIPNLGILETGGTSKSNDKVGPIQKKKKVKDGSIHKCPWVLLVSKWKKDINWTVKTYEKQHTCLQTRKIRACNYKFLSEQIVDTVEANPEIPLRALREMLEKKYQLGLSDMKVHRAKTKALESIRGDFAAQYSCLRDYLQEVQSRNPNTTVKLQVQSEPCYAFETRVFERVYICLGPLKSGFAAGKRDLLGLDGAFMKGPYHGMILTAVMGTIAHTLWHM; this is translated from the exons ATGAAGAACTTTCACCTCAACATTGACAAAGAGGTGGAGTGGGTTGGAAGTTTTCCTGATGATCGAGATGAAGCAGTAGAAGGTGATGAAGAATTAGAGGTTATAAACACTGAAGAATTTGTATTTGCAtcttcatcagatgagggtgaagCTAGTAAAAAAAGGAAGAAGATAAGAGATTTACGAAGAGCACATAAGAATGAAGCAGCTGCTGTCAAAGATCCATTTTACATCCACCAAACTTTTAGCACAGCCAAGGAAGTTAAACAACAAATTTATCTTCATTCCATACAGAGTAGAAGGGAGTTAGACTTCGTCAAGAATGACAAAAACAGGATTAGAGTGGTTTGCAAAGGGACAATACCAAACCTTGGGATATTAGAAACAGGTGGGACCAGCAAAAGTAATGACAAAGTGGGACCaattcaaaagaaaaagaaagtgaAAGATGGTTCTATTCATAAATGCCCATGGGTCCTACTAGTGAGTAAATGGAAAAAAGACATTAACTGGACTGTTAAGACCTATGAAAAGCAACATACATGCCTTCAAACAAGGAAAATTAGGGCATGCAACTACAAGTTTCTCTCTGAACAGATTGTTGACACAGTGGAGGCAAACCCCGAAATACCACTTAGAGCATTACGTGAGATGCTTGAGAAGAAATACCAACTTGGATTGTCAGACATGAAAGTTCATAGGGCGAAAACGAAAGCCCTGGAATCAATTAGGGGAGATTTTGCTGCTCAGTACTCATGTCTAAGAGACTACTTACAGGAGGTGCAAAGTAGAAATCCAAACACCACAGTCAAACTTCAAGTGCAAAGTGAACCATGTTATGCATTTGAGACCAGGGTATTTGAACGAGTATACATTTGTCTTGGTCCACTGAAAAGTGGATTTGCAGCAGGGAAAAGAGATTTACTAGGGCTTGATGGTGCATTCATGAAGGGTCCATACCATGGTATGATCCTGACAGCAGTG ATGGGAACAATTGCACATACCCTTTGGCATATGTAG
- the LOC128133666 gene encoding uncharacterized protein LOC128133666 has translation MEELKKLNSEAYDWLNSIPPKHWSKSHFSGRAHCDALLNNMCESLNSKIVKGRDKPIISCLEFIREYIMRKIVMVQKEIDKANGPLTPTATKTLEKIKEKAVQCRAVFCGNGKYQVTSEGTNQYVVNMDQQTCSCNRWELTGIPCKHSIAAIWDMRLNNENVGIPETWVHPTYWLKTWKEMYVFKVEPINGRFLWEKSTYPTKLIPPKYRVPIGRPKKREEDLQQKMMECPQMEICNMHKMWKCGP, from the exons ATGGAAGAACTAAAGAAACTTAATAGTGAAGCATATGACTGGCTTAATTCTATTCCACCTAAGCACTGGTCCAAATCCCACTTCTCAG GGAGGGCACATTGTGATGCTTTGTTGAATAATATGTGTGAGAGTTTGAATAGCAAGATAGTGAAGGGTCGTGATAAGCCAATTATCAGTTGCTTGGAGTTTATTAGGGAGTATATCATGAGGAAAATTGTCATGGTTCAAAAAGAAATTGATAAAGCTAATGGCCCATTAACTCCTACAGCCACTAAGACCCttgaaaaaattaaagaaaaggcaGTACAGTGTAGGGCAGTGTTCTGTGGCAATGGGAAGTACCAGGTTACAAGTGAAGGTACTAATCAGTATGTGGTTAATATGGACCAACAAACTTGTTCATGTAACAGGTGGGAACTGACAGGCATACCCTGCAAACATAGTATAGCAGCTATATGGGATATGAGGCTCAACAATGAAAATGTTGGAATACCTGAGACATGGGTACACCCAACTTATTGGCTCAAGACTTGGAAAGAAATGTATGTCTTCAAAGTTGAACCTATTAATGGGAGGTTTTTGTGGGAAAAAAGCACATATCCTACCAAGTTGATACCACCAAAGTATCGTGTCCCTATTGGCAGACCAAAAAAAAGAGAAGAAGATCTGCAACAGAAGATGATGGAGTGTCCACAAATGGAAATCTGTAACATGCACAAAATGTGGAAATGTGGGCCATAA
- the LOC111881181 gene encoding rRNA (cytosine-C(5))-methyltransferase NOP2C, with product MEAISNLPLPDAFLEFLNENGIDPSIYTATDSTPRYIRLKPGCEEQLEAIEADIKCKLEKVEWLPNFYSLPPHIQIASSKSYQEGKIYGIDAASGAAVSALNISPGDHVLDLCAAPGAKLCMVLELLGNSGSVTGVDVAKHRLAACRTLVQKYKLGDHCRLFVADGASFSLIPIRVHSDFKSVNREFGVEKDEFLYKEWTSRRPWKERKRANKEIKNGFLELIQDPELIYYGRCSGVVGMSKIELFKTVSRHEISQYGYDKVLVDAECTHDGSIKHIQKFENWGWSTMERRVLDAERTDDLTVLQFRLLTNGFKLLRVGGNLVYSTCSLTHAQNEDVVERFLSLNPCAELLVIDDSESWPCKSGRIPKTLRFDPLTSRTSGLFVAKFTKLAKDNRC from the exons ATGGAAGCGATCTCAAACTTGCCATTGCCTGATGCATTTCTTGAATTTCTCAACGAGAACGGAATCGACCCTTCAATTTATACTGCCACTGATTCTACACCTCGCTATATTAG ATTAAAGCCTGGATGTGAGGAGCAACTTGAAGCAATCGAAGCTGACATCAAATGTAAGCTAGAGAAAGTCGAATGGTTACCCAATTTTTATTCTTTACCACCCCACATTCAGATTGCTAGCTCGAAGTCATATCAAGAAGGAAAG ATATATGGAATTGATGCAGCATCTGGAGCTGCAGTTTCAGCTTTAAACATCTCACCTGGAGACCATGTTCTTGATCTTTGTGCTGCTCcag GTGCTAAACTTTGCATGGTGTTAGAACTTCTTGGAAACTCAGGCTCTGTAACTGGTGTTGATGTGGCAAAACATCGGTTAGCTGCTTGTAGAACTTTAGTCCAAAAATATAAACTTGGTGATCATTGTCGCCTCTTTGTAGCTGATGGAGCTTCATTTTCTTTAATCCCAATTCGTGTTCATTCTGATTTTAAATCAG TGAACAGGGAATTTGGTGTGGAAAAAGATGAGTTTTTGTACAAAGAGTGGACATCTAGGAGGCCATGGAAGGAAAGAAAAAGGGCAAATAAGGAAATCAAAAATGGTTTTTTGGAATTAATTCAAGATCCTGAGTTGATATATTATGGGAGGTGTTCTGGGGTTGTTGGAATGAGTAAGATTGAATTATTTAAAACGGTTTCAAGACATGAGATTTCACAATATGGTTATGATaag GTACTTGTGGATGCTGAGTGCACACATGATGGTTCAATTAAACACATACAAAAGTTTGAAAATTGGGGGTGGTCAACCATGGAGAGACGTGTCTTGGATGCAGAGAGAACCGATGATTTGACTGTTCTTCAG TTTCGGCTTTTGACAAATGGTTTCAAACTATTGAGAGTTGGAGGGAACCTTGTTTATAGCACTTGCag TTTAACTCATGCTCAAAACGAAGACGTTGTTGAGAGATTTCTTTCTTTGAATCCATGTGCCG AGTTGTTGGTGATAGATGATTCGGAATCTTGGCCATGCAAAAGTGGAAGGATACCAAAGACTTTGCGTTTTGATCCGTTGACTTCTAGAACGAGTGGCCTTTTTGTTGCCAAGTTCACAAAACTGGCAAAAGATAATAGATGTTGA